ttagtaTGGGTATGTTTCAGTTTACTAGATATCTAAAGTATATCAAAAACTAAtggaatatttgtatattattaatttatttattgattttgaggttttcttttttaaatacattctgaGTATTCAATTACTAATCTCGCTGTCCAATACAAAAAGTTCCATCTTCATAAAAGAAACCCGTTGTCTTCTCTTATTCATTGGcatacatgaataaaaaaaaaccatttttattcttAGTTACAAAACAGGCAGATACttcgaaacattaaaaattgtaatggaCGTTAAAATGAACGCGAAGAGACAAGCGAGCTCTTATAGAGTTTAAAGTTCTCCAAAGGTAACGTCGCAAAGAATGAAAAGGAAAGGATAAGGGGAGGGGGGAGTACCGcaggtttcttttcttttgtgaATATCGTCGGTTTGCAGAGTAAGTATGAATTAAAAGAATGGAGTAGGTTCATAATAGAGGGGGAAAAGTTTTTGGGAGTAGAGCGCAAAAGCTTCCAAGGGATCACAAGAGGCAGGAAGAGTGATCATCCAATCTCGATCCCTAGAGGGCAGAGCCCAAATTCCTCATCTTCTCTCGAAAaacttctttctttcatttcagatTACAGCAGGGAGAAGgcaggaggggaaaaaaagaaaagaaaataagaaggAGAACGAAAAAGAAGAaggctttttataaatattttctgaggaAGGTTTCTGCTGCCTTCgaagaagaaataataacaacaaacGATGGAAAAGAATTGGAGAGGGAAGGacaaaaaaatgatgaaagctCTTTGATTGATATGCAAATGAGATGGGTTGAGTTGTTCTCTGATGCAAAACTGCAGTAACTGAagcattttctttctgtttttatttagtCGAGGAACAggaataaagaagagaaaatatatttcaagaaaagagaaagttgatttttcattctttttttcttgtttggaAGGTCTAAAGACAGTAACTGAAACGATGGATATTGCTGTACTTTCAGAAGAATTCTGGGCCAAGTCCTAGCTGACTTGCTTCAAAATAATGCGTTCGCTGGTTAAAGTGATAAGCGTTTGCATTTAGATAAATCTTTCGTTTTAAAGACCTGGAGCGATGTTCGTATATAAACTGGAGAATATGCCCCAAAGGAAAATTATTGTCTTTCCCATTTAGATTGACACTTTTTAGAGTGTTTTGAGTGTTTCAAACTACGACTAAAAGCTTTTGTAATTATAGTTGAGATTTGTGAGCTTTGATGTAACTGAAACGGGCAGATTTATTTCTTATGttcgaatgtttaaaattttagatgaatttatcACGCAGAATTCATGTTCTGTGCTTTCGAAAATGTAACTTTTGACTTCTAAATGAGGAGACGATATGATGTTCTCATGTTGGTTTTGATGAAAGCTTTATAGCATACAacgaatatttattgattataaaaaatattcagtaaaacataaagaaaatataaaaacgatttccgataaatcaaagaaataaacgAAGCTACAATGAAAAAGTTTAACAATATGagtaatacaaaaatttacaattaagcaaattttttaggaaataaatttaaaaatccatttatttgtatttttaatacataataaaaagaattatatttaaggCATACCTTGAGTAGtcgtattaaaaaaatctaaacaacaacaatattcaACATATTGTTTCTTAGACTATTAGTATATATTgattcagtttagttatattaacgttccgttttaaaacaacactagagctattttgggacgaacctcgtaattttgaatcgcgatcAGATGACTAGGATGACATGTGAGATAGCACCCCCTCACCAAACTTTCACATTGCACCAGCGGGAAGGCGTTTGGATCTGACGGACTTAACGTGCACCAAATttgcttacacgatggttcttcggggAATCGGTATTGAACCTGAAGCACTCTGATTCCCAGGCCGAGACCTTTTCGCCAGGCCGCTGCATCCCTTAGTATGTTAggaagaaaatttgttttaaggaatttcaatttgaaaatataaaatttgactttCAGAAGTTTTATAATAAACGAATAGCAAAGCTTTGAGTTTGAATTGattctttaattacatttaaatagtatttaataaagttaattaattaatataatttagacATCATATAGTGCTTAAAGATGTATATTTACTTACTTTAAAAgagatattcaaataaaaaaaactgaagaatttttaaacaatttgctagggatatcaatatattattgactggtaacacaataatttttttttatcgtgagaTGTTACATTTgttccagaatatatatatatatatatatatatatatatatatatatatatatatatatatatatatatatatatatatatatatatatatatatatatatatatatatatatatatatatatatatatatatatatatatataaattccttCCCTCCCACAAGAGTATGATTTGAAGCCAAAAATTACAGTAGCGATTTTTATCAGAGagattaaatatcattatttaatctCTCATTTCTTCTTAGCTGAAATAAtaatctcttatttttaaaacaatcccTATTTCTAAGAGTAAAACTAATATTACTTtaccttttcatttaattttaaaccgATTAGCAAAATGAAAAaccaaaatggaaattttcagaaaataacgaaatatttttattccgtaTCGGtattatttatcttcatattCTAGACAGATTATCAAACTTATCTTCTCTTGTTTActgcgaaaaaaaaattcctgtgtGATGACCAATTCGCTTTCATCTTCACATAAGTTATGATGTATCTAAGCATTCCTGCTCAGTGTTCCTTATACCATATATGCTCAAGTAAATAGATATAAAGAAATCTACTTATTGATAtcaaagaagcaaaaataaaaattaaaagaaaaactttaaaaaaatttatcatattccgTTCAATTCCTCTTTTATATTCCGACTTttgtgtgtatacattttttttccttgttgatGTTTTCTGTTGAATTATCGAGAAAAACTCTTCAGCCATTTCTACTCAGGAAAAGGGGGAGGAAactgaaagaattattcaaattcagAGCACTATGATTTGCGTAAATTTGCATGCAGGGAGGACACAAGAACTTCCTTGCTGTCATCGACATCCTCTTTGGGAAAAACTTCCACCCCCTCCCTCTCTTTGTATGGTTAGAGGTACTCCTTCCTTTCCATTCCTTAATCGAACGAAAAGACAGACGATTCGAATGCCGATCGGCCAAGATCGTCTGTCTGACCTATCCCAACAAAACATGCCATCAACTGAACGTTTTTATTCAACTTCCTTTTCCGAACCGATGCGGGTGCCGCTTTCCTTTTATTCTTAGGAAAAGAATATTTGATGTACGTCTGGAATGACTAAATcgcatatttttgaagatttctttctttcttaatgaTATATCACCGAGCATGATTCGTTTATTATTCTTATTCTCAGAAGGAGAACCATGATATATGGAAGAGTCTTTTGTATTGGAAgttatattgtattattgtacaaagattatatatttttgtatagtttaaaaatgttaatacttgTAGAGATGTCTGACAATTTCAAACGTAATCGTCGTCTTGTCAATAGCTGCTTGAAAACTCGTTGtcataataatgttatatatatactataacattatataatatatattatattatgataatcCAATGAACGAACACATATTAAAATGTTAcacgaaaatgaaaattaaatgcgcattaagtaaatttaaaaaaattattatccgcagaaaagattaagaaaaaagaatgtcatttctgttgattttttaaaggaaattcgaGTTTGGAATTTTGCTTGCTTTTTTCCCACTGATTTGGTTGATAGACGTAAAAACAGTGAAACTAATACTTAAAAACACAAGATgcatttatacaatatttaaataatggagtAGCAAATAGTAGTAAATTGTAATTCTAATACCCATAATATCTAGTCCTGCATTCAGTGATTAATATTTGCTCAATTTATCATTGACATCCTTATTCAACTATTTTTTAGATGtgttaaaaggaaatttgaaagcATGATAAACCATATCggttatgttaaatatttaaagagtttCGTCTTATTTTTCTGAGTTATTGAAGACCATTATGTAAAGGAAGAATATGTGCAACGATAAAATCTTGAATTTGTTTATTCGGTCATTTTATTcctgttatttcatttcaagattGAGAAAACTGTCCAGTCACCACCTATCTTAAATGTCCTTTATCTCAAATAGCTTAAGATCCCTATCGGTCTAGTTCACTGACTAGTTTAGATATTTAGCAATCTACTATTGacacattttctttgttcaaAGATCAAAGATATTGCTGTATAGCTTTGGTCCAAGTCTGTTGTAAGTTCATTCCTCCCTATGCAGTTCGAGATTTAGAGGCATGAAATATCTTTAAGCTTgtcataatcatttttaaaacttgcgGAAAGAAGTGAGAATTTTTTCTCGATCTTTTGAGGTCAAAGGACTAATGCAAAAAGAGAGGAATCAAAATGTGTAGAGTTACTTTTGGATCCATTATAGCTACTCTTTTTATACTAGTTTTTGCTTTATGGATTGTCATCACAATTTTATATATGAGGGTAATGAACGaagctatttcatttaaaaatgattctcaATTATTTAAGCTGTGGAAAGACAGACCATTGGTGATGTACAGGAGGGTGAAAGTCTTCAATATCACAAATCCTGGGGACTTTCTTTTGGGTTCCAAAATGATTGTGAAAGAAGTGGGTCCAGTGACTTACGAAATGGAGTGGcgcaaatcaaaatttttctggcAAGATGGAGGGATATTGGCGTACAGACGGGagacgattttgaaatttaatccaGAATTGAATTGGATCGATGAAAATGAAGTGTTTTACACTTTGAACTCAAAAATGATACACAATGCTGATATATCTGACCTGACTGACTtcgataaaatgaaagaaaaacaattaattattaagacAACAATCAAGCAATACATGCAAGAAACAGTGGACAAATCCCTGAATCCTCCATTATTACGAGAAATCTGCTCAAAGGAGGAATTCATTATGTTTTACAAAGGAGAAGAAAGTATCGAAAACTTGAATTTCCTTCAAGGGTCTGATGGAAAGGCATCACCTGATAATGAGAAATCTAATGCAGCAATTAGAAACAGCCTGGATATAGGTCCTCCGATGAATGAAAAAGAAGTTCGTTTCAAATATTTGGAGCCAAATCTTTGCCAGTGCATGATCTTCATTCAGGCTGATACCGTAGAAGTGAATGGAGTAAAGAATATTCGATTCGAAGTTGCTCCTATTGTAAATGGTTTCAACGACCTTGATCGTTCAGAGTTCTTCCAGGAGTCATGCAAAATACTGAGTGACAGCAGATGTTGCCCTACCTTTCCAGTAGTGCTATCTCTACCACACTTCTACTCATCTTCAGAAGCTCCAAATACCTTGGTGTCCGGACTGCATCCAAATGAGTCAATAcacaattcatttattatagttGAACCCATGACTGGCTTGACTACCTCTTTTGTCATGCGTTATCAATTTAATGTGAAACTTGAATTCAACAAGAACTGGGAGCATGTGCGAAAAGGTACTTATCCTTTGTATTGGGTGGAAGATTCTGGGAGTCCATCTGAAGAAACTAATTCGTTCCttttctattttctgaaattgcCTTCTTTCGTTTTATATATCATGGTGATTTGGTTAATTGTCTATGTTTCTACTGGACTTTTAGTGTACAATTTTTCAGATTATTGTCAAAGCGCATCTCTATCTTCAAACGAAGAACAAGAATCTTTTATAGAAATTACCAATTCGAGAGACTACCATTCCATAAACGAACCAGAATTACCAGAAAAAGAATCCCCGCCTCTTTTGAAAGCCTTTCCAGGTTATTCTCGATGTGCTGAAATTTGATGTAAACAGAACACATTATTTCATTTGCTTCTAGATATTAAATAATAGgagtaaaattaattcaaatcaaatatgtTGCGGTAAGCACTATTTCAccatttttatatatgtgttaATATTGTTTCCTTCGATTGATAAGAtgataaattgtaaaatcatatttttgaactatttatttgGGAAGGAAATGATACTTTTTCTGACATTTTATCATATGTCAactaaagatgattttttttaaatgttcaagtTCCCTGTTTTAATTCGTTTTTAAGACTtcaaaataatgttcttttaaaaaaatgttgcgtCAGTATATTCTTAGTTTtcccaaaataattattatattatcattaaatttgcaaatggttgcgtaatttttgtttattttgtaaaatgaaaattaatctgtggaatttttcctcttttaaatggaatttttgatgaaccaaaaagtttcaaaattttcatttcaattaaagcACAATATATTAACATAGTAATAATATATTGCTGCATTCAAAAGATTCGATCTGAAGAAGTcataattaaccaaaattttaaaaatcatatatatttaaatactgatattagtttttattctttatatatctatatatttaaaattgattatgtaaagattaaaacaataaaatccaTCATGAACTTGAAAAAACTTTGATGTATCTTGGGAAATGTTTGATTTATATGCAACGAATAAATATTAAGGATTTAGAATACATGTAACATCTAGTAAAAGCCTTTTAGAAGACAGTATAAAAATAGATTGATACAATTTAGTAATCGTAACTattaaagttatctttatttttcccacTGAATATGATAATAATTCTTGCTCTcctattataaaaatgatgagaaaaaaaaagaactgtgaACATAGCTGCTAGTTaaggcaaaaattaatttaaaatatcagttcagtaaaagcaatattaataattttacagcaGTCAGAACTTATTCAATTCCCAAATTTTATTCAGcctgaattattaatttcatcgATAGAAATTAAATTGCTACAAGCTAAGAAAAATGAACagatttcgaaaagaatttttttgtattcgaATTTTTAGCTTACAAGTGTTTATCATAAGCTAAAAAATAACAGCGTTTAGTTAGAAATTGCACTAAGATTAACGGAATCAGCTTTTGCCACTTGGAGGAGGTCAATATCCAGAGCTCATGACAGCAGGTTTTtgtatataattcataataattttaagaaacaaaaatgcatttcaaaccattaacatttttcaatttgtaatttaaataaaattatttgataatttctaGGAAGTTAAATATACATTAGtgatatttatctttcaaaatatagtCATGTTTTGAAAGCTTCGGAAATCTGTCgaatgataatgataattttgtGTTGAAATCTTTTTACAATTACATGTGGGgcttatgcaaaataataaaatgatacaatatgttggaattatgaattaattattagccccaacaattagaaataaaataaaaagaaaaaaaaaatttgatactaaaaatttcaaaaccttttGATTTTACTATTCACTAAATATATGAATGAAGTAATAGTATTCATGATCCAAATTAATAGCTCTCTTTaatgagtatattttattttttgaaaaatttggagTTCTAAATTATGGATCAAGTATGTAAAATTTGGCATCGTGAAATCACATTTAATAAGAGTCTATCAAActcttcaaataaatgaaaatataatttaaaatttaaaaaactatattaacatataattaaattcgataatattattaattttaattataaaatagccaaaagattttttatataacataatataacttttcttttttctcacctttatccataattttttgtttaatattaattttttattttatccattcaatttcttctttctaatatatcattacttcattctttttttttatacacatgAACATTTGGGAGCgctgaaaatttttaagtcataGAAGAGATTGCAGACTAAATTTCAAATCGATGTCAATCGATGTTTCAGATTCTTTTTCTGAAGCTCATACCAATGAGACGAATGAAGTATGTGATGtatgaatttgttaattttacaGCTTGAATAAAAGTGTGGCGAATTGATATGaccgaggatagaacctggaaccttgtggttcgtagtccagtaacattaccatgatacaaaagcaattgctcgagcagcgtagctgttaactggtttataagctttcaccacagacaaACCataatcacgtccgggtcaccaatccGCCACATtagtgacctcggacgatgaacctttaaccttcgtacagctgttgtggtgccatctactgcaaccaaaatcgtcagactcacttgacgcagcaaccactgaACCACTCAACCACACGCACTCTCCATAACACTTGGcgtactcaaatgggtacaggcgcattagaatcaaaagctaatacatcaccactcaacagccatatcgttcgtctcaacTCCGACTCACTTTAGGGAGAGTctatggtgaaagcttataagccaattaacagctaagctacccgagcaattgcttttgtatcatggtcatgttactgaactgcgaaccactaggtcccaggttctatcctcgctcataataATCCACCACAAAAGAAACATggtgaaaattcataaaaaaaatatatgaaatgttgcGAACTGTAcagccaaaaaataatttctggcgtggaaaaacaatttattttcagataataaactgtttttcaattgtcttcatctaaatattttatctgtgAGGGATTTTGAcagaataattaaatgcatttgaagGAAAATCCTTGccttaatatattgaaaatattcaaacttcGGATTAAACAtttcatcttaatatttttctcctggtataaaattattctcttttatgCAATCAGTTTTCatactttttcaattcttttttttacctgtttttttatatatatatgatgcatcGCTTGCATGAAAATGTAAAAGTTCGTTTAtgcatttaaagtaattatttgatCCTTAAACAATGTGCACAATTTTATACGAATTATATTCTTCAATCTATCAGCCTTCATCACTAAATCTTCGTGTCTGTCTTTTAAATTGTTACTAAAACGTTACTTCTAGAGATACGaagattaatattttggattACTTTTTGTCACAATAGCTAACAAGTtagcttaataattaaaatttaaactaaaccaatttacagataaataattttataaaataaaataatttctgatataatgaaagcataaaaaattaattaaagtaactccttgtgaataaaagtataaatgtttTCGAGCAGTGAAATTCGAAAAATTTGTGAGTTCTTTCCATAGATTTTCGCGATATCATTTAGAcgaacaataaatttcatgaatctGCAGTcgtgaatgaatgaattttaaaatgttattactcATACGCAACCCTCCTCTCCTGAAATAGTAACGTTGATGTAAGTTGCAGTGTAAGTAAGCAGGTTCTCGTTTCCCTGATTTGAAAAGTATTGCTATGGTTCGAACTATCTTTACTCAAATGATGGGATGTACCTCCTACGTGGTGTTTATATCTCAGTAATCGATGCCCCGTAGGACTTTAACCTCAATTACTCACTGCCGTGATGATGTCAAGTAGGGAGGGGATGATTGACCTTGAATGCTCATAATCTCCCTCTTATAATAgaatttcgaaattataaaattgaaaatatataaaaactattttgcatttgtgataaaaatttagatgaatttaattcgaaaatcagtatatgaataatataaatataacatttttgtatCGCAATTCGAATACATATCTATGAGGATGATTACATTCTGTGGAGTTCTATctgcatttgaaatgaaataaaataaatctttcaatttgTGTTGGATAAATTACTCAGAATATGTATTATGTGATGTTTACAAAcaagaataaagattttattaacaatcgttatttttttcccccagtttagaaatatttatatattttttttcagattgagtatcaaatgttttgaaatataaaaatcattttaaattattcgtaAATGTTTTTACATGTTTAGATTATGAAATATCACTATGTTTTAATTCTGATAAAAGCTTTggtatatttcttataatataatctATTACCTCTGCATTTAGCAGACTCAAGGTTTTAGGATTTGTTAGGTTAACTTCAATTGGCTTATTATTACATTCTTCAAAGAATTTATCAGCACTTAACTCACTTGCGTAGTGAATGGGCGCAATGAATAGAGAAATTCAAATTCGCTGTCATTTTTGATTTCACATATTACTTCAGatgttattttgttaatttaatcagtttaaaTTCACCTAGAATTGTAGTTGGTTCAAAAGTTTACGATTCACCATTTCACGTTTCACCTGCAGATGATTTTTTAACGTGAAGCAATTGatgaatgctaatttttttttcggggAGTTTGGGTTTCGAAATGAGCTTTTTAATTCTTATCTCAAACTTTTCACTTTATTATCAATCTATAATTtcgtttccattttattttttctaatcattattaaaaaaaactaataataataatttctttctgttgaattttgtaaaaaaaaacacaattccAACTGATGGAAAATATTCACAAAACTAGAATTGATCTGAAAGCTCAGATGTCGTACTCGTCATCTGAACGCGactcaaaattaagaggtcctttccaaaatagccctagtgttgctttacaacgggacgtcaatataactaaactaaagtccACACATTAACAAGTAGTTGGTGCAGGGATACCAACTCTTTGTTAGTATCAACATGAACTTTAGCGTGTTTAGCTGTATGGAAATAGgactgaaaattattcaaattccaaTTTGTCAGAAAACTGTTACCCTGATTGTTGAGGTATTATTGATTAAAGGATTGGGTGATGCTTAGCCAGCATTAACTAtgggcaatattttatttttctgacttAATCTTCTatcttacttttactttttttaaatttaaatatagtcaGGTATGttctttttttgtctgtttttttattaaattaatttctttttattgttcttaCATTTAGCCCTACCAAAGATTCTCTAAGAAGATTGAGGGTTCCTTTGACAGTTCGCTGATTtaaataatccccccccccccaaaaaaaaaagatctcaGCGTTAGATCACATTGGTCGCGATTTTTGACTACAATGTTTCATCTTGCACCAAGTCCGCGTGAAAGAAGAATGCGACGCCCTCAACGAGGAGCACTGTACAAAAATTATGCTTCGCCGTCCTGACATTATGATAGTACATATTTTGGTAATGGACAATTGTCAATGCTATGACGATAACGCACAAAACCCGTTCTTCACATTtgttagaaaatttctttctcaaaatcGCAGACATATACTTTAGTATGTTCCGGAATCTCATTACGCGGTTTTGTTTGATTTCTGGTTTCCAGGATGATGAAAATATTCTcgaataaaacaacaacaaccgaCACTTCATTGCAGAAAAGACATCGCAGCCTGAGACAATTACGCACAGTTCCAAGAGGGAAGCTCCAATGCTGTTCTTATAAGTAGCAGAACTGTTGGATAACCTATGTATTTATGTGAGTTAAAAGCTctgtgtatatatgtatttcataGATTTCCCTGCCAAAATGTTGTTTCATTTCGCctagtgtaaaaatatttaaaaaaagaaaagtaaaaggaagaaaataataaaaatgcccttaatttttaatttacatgacaaatatgaaaacaaaaaggattaatttcgagcaatttaaatttattttggaataaattatttgaataattttttatcctatttttagaacatgaaattttt
Above is a genomic segment from Argiope bruennichi chromosome 1, qqArgBrue1.1, whole genome shotgun sequence containing:
- the LOC129981675 gene encoding sensory neuron membrane protein 1-like, with translation MCRVTFGSIIATLFILVFALWIVITILYMRVMNEAISFKNDSQLFKLWKDRPLVMYRRVKVFNITNPGDFLLGSKMIVKEVGPVTYEMEWRKSKFFWQDGGILAYRRETILKFNPELNWIDENEVFYTLNSKMIHNADISDLTDFDKMKEKQLIIKTTIKQYMQETVDKSLNPPLLREICSKEEFIMFYKGEESIENLNFLQGSDGKASPDNEKSNAAIRNSLDIGPPMNEKEVRFKYLEPNLCQCMIFIQADTVEVNGVKNIRFEVAPIVNGFNDLDRSEFFQESCKILSDSRCCPTFPVVLSLPHFYSSSEAPNTLVSGLHPNESIHNSFIIVEPMTGLTTSFVMRYQFNVKLEFNKNWEHVRKGTYPLYWVEDSGSPSEETNSFLFYFLKLPSFVLYIMVIWLIVYVSTGLLVYNFSDYCQSASLSSNEEQESFIEITNSRDYHSINEPELPEKESPPLLKAFPGYSRCAEI